The Microbacterium sp. zg-Y1090 sequence ACCAGCCCCTCGTCTTCACCGTCGAGACCGCCGCCGGGGATCTGATCGAGGTGCGCCCCCTGTCCTCCGCGCCCGCCGACGTGGCCCGTGCGCTCAGCACCGCCGGCGCCGGCATCGTCGCGTCGGCGGTGGCCGCCGGCGTGACCGCGGATGGGCAGCCGCTGTCCCGCCTGCAGCTCACGGCGACCGAGACCGGCTCCCAGAGCGTCTTCCGCATCCACCTCGGCGACGCCGCCGCCGTGGCCGCCGGGACCTCCACCGACCTCGCCACGCAGCCGGGGGCGGCGGTCGTCACGCAGGGCCAGGACGCCCAGGTGCGGCTGTGGGCCGGAACCGCGGCCGAGCAGGCCGTGACGTCACCCAAGAACACCTTCACCGACCTGTTCGCCGGGGTCGACGTCACCGTGGCCCGAGCCACCGATGCCCCCGTGTCGCTCACGGTCGCCACCGACCCGGCAGCGCGCGCCACCGCGGCCGGCGGATTCGTCTCGCAGATCGCCGCCATGCTGGCCGGCATCGCCAAAGGCTCCGCGGCGACCACGCCCGGCAGCGCCGGCGGCACCACGACGCTGGGCGTCTTCACAGGCGACAGCACGGTGCGCGCGCTGCGCCAGGCTCTCAGCGACGCGGTGCAGTTCCCCGTCGACGGGGTCTCGCCCTCGACGATCGGCGTCTCGATCGACCGCTACGGCGTGCTCTCCTTCGACGAGAAGAAGTTCCGAGCCGCCGTCGACGCCGATCCGGCGGCAGCAGAGGCCTTGTTCGCCGGCGTCGCCGCCCGCGTGCAGCAGGTCGCGTCGCAGTACTCCGACAAGTACGACGGCCTCCTCACCGCCCGCATCACCGGGCAGGAGAGCGAAGTCACCCGCATGTCCGGCCAGCTCGAGCGGTGGGACCTGCGACTCGATCAGCGCCGCGCGTCACTGGAACGCACCTACGCCTCGCTCGAGACCATGCTGGCGCGACTGCAGTCGCAGTCGTCGTACCTGACGTCGCAGCTGGCAAGCCTGCCCTCGTCCAACCGGAGCGGCTCATGAGCGCGGCCCTGCGGGCACAGCAGCGGTACCGCGAGGAGGCGATCCTCTCGGCGAGTCCGCAGCGACTGGTCACCATGCTGTACGACCGCCTGCTGCTCGACGTGGCCCGTGCCGAGACCGCGCAGCGGGCCGGCGACTGGGTCACGGCGAACAGCGAGCTGCAGCATGCCCAGAGCATCGTGAACGAACTGTCGTCCTCCCTCTCCGCCGGCTGGGCGGGCAGCACAGAACTGCAGGCGGTCTACGCGTACCTCATCCGCACGCTGATCGGCGCCAACATCGCCCGTGACCCGGAGCGCACACGGGAATGCCGTGACCTCATCGCGCCCCTGCACGAGGCCTGGCACGCGGCCGCGGCAGCGATGGCTCCCCAGCCGTGAGGTCGGACGCCTCCTGGCTGGAGCTGCTGGAGCGCTTCGAACGGGACCTCGACGCCGACGCCCACGACGCCGCCCCCTGGGACCCGATCCTGAAGGCTACGCCGCTGCCCGCCGACCTCGTCGCGCGCGCGAACCGCCTCGTGGCACGGCAGCAGGAGCGCATGGCACAACTGCGCACGGAGCTGGCGGCGACCCGCGCGCACCTCGACGCGATCGGCATGGTTCCCCCGCTGCGCGAAGACGCGGCGGCTTATGTCGACCGCGACGGCTAACGCACCGGACACGACGGCCGATAGAACCCCCTGAGCGAGGAACGCTCACGTCTTCAGGCCAGGGATCGGCCACGTCATCCGTCGACGGGAACGGCTCTCGTGCTCGAATCAGTGACCACCGTTGCGCTCACCAGTGCGCTGAACGGACTCTCGCAACGCCAGCGCGCGATCGCGGACAACATCGCGAACGTCAACACCTCGGGCTACCGCGCCAAGGTCGTCGCCTTCGAGGAGGCGCTGGCATCCTCCGTCTCGCGCGGCGACGGCGACGTCGCCGCCACCGTGACCGAGTCCCTCGCCCCGACGAGGCTGAACGGCAACAACGTGAACCTCGACACCGAGACCCTGTCGAACATCGACACCGTGCTGCGATACCAGTTCGCCTCGCGCGCCGTGGGCGGCGCCTTCGCGTCGGTGCAGACGGCATTGAGGACGTCATGACCTTCGACGCCATCGGCATCGCCGGCTCGGGCCTGAGCACGCATCGCGTGTGGCTCGATGCCCTCAGCGACAACATCGCCAACATCAACACCGCCGTCTCCAGCGACGACGCCGCCTTCCAGCAGCGTTACGTCGCGGTGCAGGCCGCCGACGGCGGCGGCGTGCGGGTCGCCGGCGCGCTCTTCGGCAGCGACGAGGGGCGGCTCGTCCACGACCCGACGAACCCGCTGGCCGGCGAGGACGGCTACGTCCGCTACCCCGACATCGACCTCGGCGAGCAGATGGGCCACCTGATCATGGCTCAGCGCGGCTACCAGGCCAACGCCGCCGTCGTGGACCGCGCCAAGACCGCCTATGAAGCCGCCCTGCAGATCGGACGAAGCTGATGCCCCCTCTCTCCGGGATCGATGGCATCTCGTCGGCCGCTGCGCTGCCGGCACCGACGCTGCGGCCCGCCGGCGATGACACCTCCTTCGCCCAGAGCATCACCGGCGCCGTCGACGAGCTGCGCGCGCTGCAGTCGACCTCGAACGAGCTGGCCGTCGCAGCGGTCACCGGCGACCTCGACGACATCCACTCCGCCATGATCGCGTCGACCCGCGCATCGGTGACCCTCGAGCTGGTCGCCGCAGTGCGCAACAAGGGCGTCGAGGCATTCAACGACATCATGCGGATGCAGGCCTGATGCCCGCGGCCGTCTCCTCCGCCTTCGCCGGGCTGCGCAGCACGGTGGCGTCGTTCACCGTGGCCCAGCGCACCATCGCGATCATCGGCATCGCCGTGCTGGTGATGGGGGCGGTCGCCATCGCGGGCTGGCTCAGTCGGCCGACCCTCACGCCGCTGTTCACCGGCCTGACCGCCGCCGACGCCAGCGCCGTGGTCGAGCAGCTGCGCTCCGCGTCGGTGGGCTACGAGCTGACGGACGGCGGCACGACCGTGCTCGTCCCGGAGTCGGCGGTGTACGAGCAGCGCCTCGCCGCGGCCGCCGCCGGGCTCCCCAGCGCCGGGTCGGACGGGTACACCCTGCTCGACAGCATGGGCGTGACGAGTTCGGAGTTCCAGCAGACCGTGACCTACAAGCGCGCGATCGAGGGCGAGCTGGCGCGCACGATCACCGCCCTCAAGGGCGTGAAGACCGCGTCGGTGCAGCTGGCGATCCCGGAGGAGAGTGTCTTCGTCTCTCAGACGGTCGCCCCCACGGCCTCGGTGTTCGTCGACACCCCCGACGGCGCCTCCCTCTCGTCCTCGCAGGTCGAGGCGATCGTGCACCTGACGTCCGCGGCCGTCAGCGGGATGGCCCCGGAGAACGTCACGGTCGTCGACCAGGCCGGACGCACCCTCTCCGCCGTCGGAGTGGGGACCGCCGGCGGCATCGAGCAGCAGGCCAGCGCCTACGAGCTGCGCATCGCGGACAGCATCCAGACCATGCTCGACACCGTCGTCGGCGCCGGCAACGCGACGGTCACCGTCGCCGCCGAGATGCAGCAGGCCAGCAGCGAGCGCATCGAGGAGACCTACACCCCCATCGACGGCGATGCCGCCACCAGCGAGCAGACGAGCACCGAGACGTACTCGGGCCCGGCCGCGGGCACCGGCGTGCTCGGGGCGGAGACCGGGGGCCCGGCCATGGGCGGCGACGGCACCTACGAGTCCAGCCAGGCCACCCGCAACAGCGTCATCAACAAGGCCGTCGAGAGCACCACGACACCTGCCGGCTCCCTCACACGTCAGAGCGTGGCCGTCGCCGTCGACCGAACGGCAGCGGAGGCGATCAACCTCGACCAGCTGACCGCCCTCGTCTCGTCGGCCGCCGGCATCGACCGCGCCCGCGGCGACGACATGACCGTCGAGCTCGTGACCTTCAGCAGCACCGACGCGGCCGCCGCGCAGGCGGCACTGGACGCCGCCCGCGCGGAGGAGGAAGCGGCACGCAGGGCAGAGCTGCTCCAGACGGCGATGATCGTCGCGGCGGCCCTGGTCGTCCTGATCCTGGCGACGGGAACCGGCATCGTCGTGCGCCGTCGTCGCAGCGCCGCGGCCGCCGCGGTGCTCACCCCCCTTGCGCTCCCCGCCGACGGCGCCGGCGGCCTCGACTCGTTCGGCGCACTGGTGAACGGGGCACCCACGGCGGTGCTGGAGCAGATGCCCACCATTCCGCTGTCACTGCCGGAGCTCGAACCCGAGCCCGACCCGGAGCCCGCGCAGGTCACCCTCGACCGCCGCCGCGCGGAGCTGGGCGAGTTCGCCCGACGCGACCCTGCCCGCACCGCCGACCTGCTGCGGAGCCTGCTGCGCGAGGAGCAGGACGCATGAGCGAGCTGTCCAGCACCCAGACCGCCGCAGTGGTGATGATGAACCTCGACCGCGCGCTGGCGGTGGAGGTGATGAAGCACCTCACCGATGACGAGGCGGAGAGCATCGCCGCGGAGATCATCCGCCTGCGCAATCTCGACGCCGAGACGACCAGTCGCGCGCTCTCGGACTTCCACCGCATCGTGCAGGGACACCTGCCTCCGGCACGGGGCGGGCGCGACATCGCGGCCGGGCTCCTCTCGGCGTCCTTCGGCGCCGAGCGCGCGGAAGGAGTGCTCACGAAGGTCTCCTCGGCCATGACCGGCTCCTCCTTCGACTTCCTGAGCGCTGTGGAGCCGGCGCAGATCGCCAGCGTGGTCGACGGCGAGCTGCCGCACACCATCGCTCTCGTGCTCGCGCATCTCCCCGTCGACAGCGCCGCGGCCGTGCTCGCGGAGCTGTCGGACCCGCTGCGCACCGACGTCGCCCAAGCGATCGCCACGATGGGCACGGCGTCGCAGGATGCCGTCGCGATCGTGGCCGACGCCCTGCGCGCCCGTTCCGGTGCGTTCGCGATGCGGGACTCCCCCGAGGTGCTCGGCGGAGTGCAGCCGCTCGTCGACATCATCAACCGCTCGGACGCGACGGTCGAGAAGGCGCTGCTGGCCAACCTGGAGGCCCGCGACAGCACGCTCGCGGAGGACATCCGTTCGCGCATGTTCACCTTCGCGGATGTCGTGGTGCTGGACGACCGCGATGCCCAGCGCGTGCTGCGGGGAATCGAGATCCGCGTGCTGGCCCTGGCTCTGAAGGGTGCGCCGGCCAGCGTCGCAGCGGTGATCCGCCGGAACATGTCCGAGCGCAACCGCGAGACCCTCGACGAAGAGGCGCAGACCCTCGGCGCGGTGCGCGTGTCGCAGGTGGAGGAGGCGCGGGCGGAGATCGTGCGCGTCATCCGCGCGCTGGAGGCGGCCGGCGACATCCGCGTGCAGCGAGGGGACGAGGAAGAGTATGTCTCTTGACTTCACCCCTCTCGCGATCCCGCATCTGACAGGACCGGCCGAGGATGCCGAACGCGAGCGCGCGCGCCGGCGCGGCCATGCCATGGGGTACGCCGAAGGCATGCGCGCCGCTCGCGATCAGGCCGCCCAGGAGGCGGAGAAGGCCGCGGAAGAGCGGCGAGCCGCGACCCGCGCCGCCGCCGCAGCGGCCGCTCAGGCCGTGACGGCGCTGCAGCGTGCCGCGGCATCCCTCGCCGCCCGCACCGAGCTTCTCGCCGAGGTCGCGGAGGAGCGGGTGCTGCAGCTGGCGGTGGAACTGGCCGAGGTGATCGTGGAGCGCGAGCTCTCCGACCCCGTGCGCGCGGCCCTCACCGCCGTGGCCCGCGCGACCGCCGCCGCGGGGGGAGACGAGCGCGCGACCGTGACGCTGAGCGAGGCGGATCTGGCGACGCTGACGCACCTGGAGGCGCACCCCGCAGGCGTCCAGGTGGCGGCGCGAGCGGACCTCCTCCCCGGCGACGCCGTCGTGCACCTGGCCGACGGTGAGGTCGACCTGCGGGTGCAGTCCGCGCTCGAGCGGGTGCGGGCCGTCTTGGCGGAGGCAGGCTGATGGCGCTCTGGTCGACCGTCCTCGACGCCGCCCGCCCGGAGCGCTCCGGTGTGGTGTCGCGGATCATCGGACTCAGCATCGAGGTGCGCGGGATCGCCGCCGCCGTCGGCGACCTCGTCACCATCGGCGGCGAGGTCGACGCCGAGGTCGTCGCCGCCGAGCGGGGGGCGCTGCGCTGCATGCCCCTGTCCGTGACCACCGGGCTGCGCGTCGGCGACCGAGCCACCGTCGCATCCGGGCGGCTGCCCGTTCCCGTGGGCTCGTCCCTGCTCGGCCGCGTCATCGACGGTCTCGGCCGCCCCATGGACGGTCGCGGCGCGATCGACGCCCCACGGGTCTCCATGCACCACGACACCCCGGCCGCGATGGAACGGGCACGCATCACCGTGCCGCTGGCGTCGGGGGTGCGCGCCATCGACACGCTGACCCCCATGGGGCGCGGCCAGCGCATGGGCCTGTTCGCGGGCTCGGGCGTCGGCAAGTCGTCGCTGCTGTCGATGATCGCGCGCGGCTCCGCCGCCGATGTCAACGTCATCGGCCTGGTCGGCGAGCGCGGCAGGGAGGTGCGCGAGTTCATCGAGGACGATCTCGGCCCCGACGGGCTGGCGCGCTCGGTCGTCGTCGTGTCCACCTCGGACCAGCCGGCGATGGCGCGGCTGCGCGCCGCGTTCACCGCCACGCGCATCGCCGAATCCTTCCGCGACGACGGTGCGCACGTCATGCTCATGATGGACTCGCTCACCCGCGTGGCCATGGCTCAGCGCGAAATCGGTCTCGCGGCAGGCGAGCCGCCGGCCACACGCGGCTATCCGCCGTCGACCTTCCCGGTGCTGGCGAAGCTGCTCGAGCGCGCCGGCACCGCACGCGAGGGGTCGATCACCGGCGTCTACACGGTGCTCGTCGACGGCGATGACCACAACGAGCCCGTCGCCGACACCGTCCGCTCCATCCTCGACGGTCACATCGTGCTCGACCGCGCGCTCGCGCTCACCGGACACCACCCCGCGATCGACGTGCTGGGCTCCGTGTCACGGCTGGCCGGCAAGGTCGCCACCCCCGAGCAGCAGCGGCTCGCGTCCCTGCTGCGCACCGCCCTCTCGGCCCGCCGCGAAGCGCACGACCTGATCGGGATCGGCGCCTACCAGCCCGGTGCCGACGCCCGGGTGGATGCCGCCATCACGCACGAGCGGCAGATCGAACGATTCCTGCGGCAGTCGCTCGACGAACAGGTCGCCGTCGAAGAGTCCTGGCAGCGGCTGAGCGCGCTGGTCGCGCCGTTCGGGGATATCGCATGAGCCGCCCGTTCCGCCTCGCCGGGCTGCTGCGGGTGCGCGGCATCCAGGAGCGCGCCGCCGCCGCCCATCTGTCGCGGTCGGCCATGGAGCGCTCACACACCGACGCGCGGGAGCGTCAGCTGCGCGCGGCCCTCGCCGCGTCGGCGGACATCCCCATCGATGTGCGCACGCTCGCCGCCGTCGCCGCCGGCCGCGTCGCCGCCCGCAGCACCCTCACCGACCTGCGCACCCTGGCGGACATGCAGCTGGCCACCCTGGAGGACGCCCGCGCTCAGCACGCCGCCGCCCGCATAGACCAGCGCGGGCTGGCCAGGCTCGCCGAGGCGCACGCCGACCGCGAGACCGCGCGCGAGCTTCACGAAGAGCAGATCGAACTGGACGAGATCGCCGTCCGCACCCACACCGAGGAGTCGCCATGAGCGTCGTCACCGCGCTTGCGCGCATCGATGAGATCCAGCAGCGCATCCGCACGCTCACCTCGGAGGCGGCCGCGCCCGCGCCGGGAGCGGGAGCCTCCGGCGCATCCTCTCCCGTCACCGCCGACGCCTTCGCCTCGGCGGTGCGCGACGTGCTCGGCACCGCCACCCTGGGCGACGGCTCCGTCACCGGGGAGGACGTGGTCGCTCAGGCGATGACGTACCTGGGGGTGCCGTACGTCTTCGGGGGCGAAGACGCGAGCGGCATGGACTGCTCGGGACTGGTGCAGCGGGTGCTCGCCGACCTGGGCATCGACGTCCCCCGCGTGGTGCAGGATCAGGCCGACGTGGGCGTCGAGGTCGGCTCGCTGGCCGAAGCGCGCCCCGGCGACCTGCTCGTGACCAACGGCGAGAAGCACATCGTGATCTACGCCGGCGACGGCAAGATCATCCATGCCCCGTATCCGGGCAAGAACGTCGAGCTGCGCAACAACTACCTCACCGACGCCGACATCCAGACGATCCGCCGTGTCGTCCCCGCTCCCGGAGAGGCCGTCGCCGCCGTGGCGACCGGGCCGGCACCGGCGTCGGCTCAGGTCGCCTCCGCCAACGCGGCCACGGCCCTCCCCGCTGCACTGGCGGCCGCGCTGTCCGCGACCGCACCACGGACCGCTGCCGCGCCGGGAGTGCCCGCCACCGTCGGCGCGGCGGCAGCGAGCGCCGGCGGCGGATCCCGGTCTGTCGGCCCGGGCGCGGGGGGCACCACGCCCGCGGCCGCCGCCGCCACCGCGGCATCCTTCGCCGACGCGGCCGCCGCGACCCTCACCGGAGCCAGCGCGCCCCCTGCCGTCGCGGACGCGCCGCCGCCCGCGCCGGCCGCCGCGGCCGCGCGCACCGCGCTGGCTCCGCAGGTCACCGCCCCCGTGCTCTCCCTCGCGAAGGCGCCCGAAGGGGAGCACACCCTCACCCTCCGGGTCACGCCCGACAACCTCGGTCCCGTCACCGTGAAGGCGCAGATCACGGCCACGTCGATGACCGTCGAGCTCGCCTCACCCTCCGACCTGGGACGCGACGCGCTGCGCGCCCTCCTGGTGGATCTGCGCCGCGACCTCGCCTCCCTGGTCCCCCACGCCGCGCTGAGCGTCGCCGCCGCCGACACGTCGACCGGCTCCGGCAGCGCGTCCGGCAACCCGTGGTCGACAGGCGCCGGCTCCGGATCGAGCCAGGGCCAGCACGGCGGCGGCGCCGCGGGCACACCCGCACGCAGCGGCACGCTCGCCGAGGCGGCTCCTGCACCCGCACCCCCCACCGCCCCGACCGTCGCCGGTTCGGGCATCGACCTGTTCGCCTGACCCCGAGGAGCCCCGTGCCCGCCGTCGACCCCGTCTCCGCCAGCGCCGCCGTGCGCGCCGCAGCCGCCACCCCGCCCCCACCCAAGCAGTCCCTCGACGGCGAGGTCTTCCTGCAGCTGCTGGTCGCCCAGATGAAGAACCAGGACCCCAGCTCTCCACTGGACACCAACGAGATGATGGCGCAGACCACGCAGCTGGCCATGATGGAGCAGCTGACCGCGCTCACCGACGGCTTCTCCGAGCAGTTCGCGCTGAGCATGCGCCAGGCCGCCGCCGCGCTCGTCGGGCAGGACGCCTCCTACGTCGACGCCGACGGGGTCACCCAGACCGGCCGGGTCACCCAGGTCTCGTTCGACCAGGGCGTCCCCCTCGTCACCATCGGCGGCACCGCCGTCGCGCTCGACGCCGTCTCCGGCGTCACCTCCCCCGCTTCCTGACCACCTCATCCAGAAGGGCTGCTCATGCTCCGTTCGCTCTACGCCGGGATCTCCGGCCTCCGCTCGCACCAGACCATGCTCGACGTCACCGGCAACAACATCTCGAACGTCAACACCATCGGGTTCAAGGCGGGGTCGGTCCAGTTCCAGGACACGCTCTCGCAGATCGTGCAGAACTCCCGCGCCCCTCAGCCCGAGGCCGGCGGCACGAACGCCGCCCAGGTGGGTCTGGGCACGCAGGTCGCCGGCATCCGCACGAACTTCGCGCAGGGGTCCGCGCAGGCCACCGGCGTCGCGACCGACCTGATGGTCGCCGGCGACGGGTTCTTCGTGGTGCGCAGCGGCGCCGAGACGCTGTACACCCGCAACGGCGCGTTCTCCTTCGACGCCGCCGGCCGCATGGTCACGGTCGACGGCTCGCTCGTGCAGGGCTGGACGGCCGTCGACGGGCAGATCGGCACGGGCCGGCCGATCGGCGACATCTCCCTCCCGGTCGGCGCGACGTCCGCCGCGGTGGCCACCGGTGGCGCCCAGGCCGCCGGCAACCTCCCCTCCGAGGTCGCCGTCGGCGAGCAGCTCGTGCGCGACATCACGGTGTACGACGCGGTGGGCGCCTCGCGGCAGCTCGCGCTGACCTTCACCCGCACCGCCGGCGGATGGGACGTCACCGACGGCACCGCGACGACCTCGCTCGCGTTCACCGACGGCAAGCTCACCGGGCCTGCCGCGATCACCTCCGGCGGGGTCACCATCGACCTGTCGGCACTCACGGGTTTCGCCGATCTGCGCACCGTCGCGCTGACCGGCCAGGACGGCCGCGCGTCGGGAAGCCTGGTGTCCTACACGATCTCCGCCGACGGCAGCCTGATCGGAACATTCAGCAACGGCGCCTCCGAGGTGCTGGCACAGGTGGCGCTGGCCTCGTTCGACAACCCGGAGGGCCTGGAGAAGGCGGGCTCGTCGCAGTACCGCGCGGGCGCCAACTCGGGTGCCGCCGCCGTCGGTGCCGCCGGCGTCGACGGCATGGGTGACCTCGTCAGCGGCGCGCTGGAGATGTCCAACGTCGACCTCTCGCAGGAGTTCACGAACCTCATCGTCGCTCAGCGCGGCTTCCAGGCGAACGCCCGCATCATCACCACGAGCGATGAAGTGCTGCAGGAGCTGACGAACCTCAAGCGATGACGTCGACCGGGTCGCCGGCCTCCGCCTAACGGATGGATGCCGGCGACCGACAGTCCCTATCACAGGCGATGGCGCGGCCACCTTGGTCTGCACCCGCGCAGTCCGACGCATCCGGGAGGGAGCGCATGATCGTCCTCACGCGCCTGAACCGCATAGAGTTCGCGGTCAATCCCGACCTCATCGAGCGCATCCAGGCCTCACCGGACACGACCCTCGTCATGGTCGACGGCGCGACCTTCGTCGTCTCCGAGGCCATGGACACGGTGATCGACAGCATCGTGGACTTCCGTGCCCGGGTCGTCGCCGCCGCGGCTGACCGCAGAGACCGCGACCTGGAGGGCGTCGACTGATGGACCCGTCCCTGCTCATCGGCATCGTGATCGCCTTCGGCGCGCTGCTCGCGATGATCTCGCTCGAGGGCGCGCACGTGAGCGCCCTGCTCCTGCCGGCGCCCATGGTGCTCGTCTTCGGTGCGACCATCGCGATCGGCATCGCCGGCGGCACGGTCAGCGACGCCGTCGAGGCGGTGAAGGCGCTCCCCCGAGCCTTCCGCGGACTGCGCGGATCATCACGCGAACTGATCGAGAAGGTCGTCGGATACGCCGACATCGCGCGCACCCGCGGGCTGCTCGCACTGGAGAGCGCCGTCGACGAGGAGAAGGACCCGTTCGTGCGGCAGGCGCTGCAGAACATCGCCGACGGCACGGATGCCGATGACCTGCGGGTCATGATGGAGGACCAGGTCGCGACCACCGCCGGGCGCCGTCGCACCGCGGCACGGTTCTACTCGACGCTCGGCGGCTACGCCCCGACCGTCGGCATCGTCGGCACGGTGATCTCGCTCACCCACGTGCTCGAGAAGCTCGACCAGCCCGACACCCTCGGCCCCCTCATCGCGGCGGCGTTCGTCGCGACGCTGTGGGGGCTGCTGTCGGCGAACTTCATCTGGCTCCCCATCGGCACCCGGCTGCAGCGACTGGCCGAGATCGAGATCGAGCGGATGACGCTGCTGACGGAGGGCATGCTGGCCGTGCAGTCGGGCAGCCCGCCCCACCTGGTGCAGGAGCGGCTGCTCGCGCTGGCGCCGGAGCCCGTGGGCAAGGCGAAGCGACGGGGCGGCAAGGCCGCGGAGAGCGCGGACGAGGCGGCATGAGCGTGCGCCGTGCGCGACGCATCCCCGAGAGCGGCCACGCCGGCCCGGACGAGCGATGGATGGCGTCCTACCTCGACATGGTCACGGTGCTCATGT is a genomic window containing:
- the fliD gene encoding flagellar filament capping protein FliD, translating into MGLSFDGLASGLDTTAIIDALMDVEAIPRTLLSAKSDDRRAVISQLQSLNTALQKLVTTAKDAGGAGATAQVKVTSSHDSVTLTAAPGSAAVSTQIVVDRTAAAHTVVSQAVTAFPDQPLVFTVETAAGDLIEVRPLSSAPADVARALSTAGAGIVASAVAAGVTADGQPLSRLQLTATETGSQSVFRIHLGDAAAVAAGTSTDLATQPGAAVVTQGQDAQVRLWAGTAAEQAVTSPKNTFTDLFAGVDVTVARATDAPVSLTVATDPAARATAAGGFVSQIAAMLAGIAKGSAATTPGSAGGTTTLGVFTGDSTVRALRQALSDAVQFPVDGVSPSTIGVSIDRYGVLSFDEKKFRAAVDADPAAAEALFAGVAARVQQVASQYSDKYDGLLTARITGQESEVTRMSGQLERWDLRLDQRRASLERTYASLETMLARLQSQSSYLTSQLASLPSSNRSGS
- the fliS gene encoding flagellar export chaperone FliS, producing MSAALRAQQRYREEAILSASPQRLVTMLYDRLLLDVARAETAQRAGDWVTANSELQHAQSIVNELSSSLSAGWAGSTELQAVYAYLIRTLIGANIARDPERTRECRDLIAPLHEAWHAAAAAMAPQP
- a CDS encoding flagellar basal body rod protein FlgB, whose protein sequence is MLESVTTVALTSALNGLSQRQRAIADNIANVNTSGYRAKVVAFEEALASSVSRGDGDVAATVTESLAPTRLNGNNVNLDTETLSNIDTVLRYQFASRAVGGAFASVQTALRTS
- a CDS encoding flagellar basal body rod protein FlgC; this translates as MTFDAIGIAGSGLSTHRVWLDALSDNIANINTAVSSDDAAFQQRYVAVQAADGGGVRVAGALFGSDEGRLVHDPTNPLAGEDGYVRYPDIDLGEQMGHLIMAQRGYQANAAVVDRAKTAYEAALQIGRS
- the fliE gene encoding flagellar hook-basal body complex protein FliE; protein product: MPPLSGIDGISSAAALPAPTLRPAGDDTSFAQSITGAVDELRALQSTSNELAVAAVTGDLDDIHSAMIASTRASVTLELVAAVRNKGVEAFNDIMRMQA
- the fliF gene encoding flagellar basal-body MS-ring/collar protein FliF, which codes for MPAAVSSAFAGLRSTVASFTVAQRTIAIIGIAVLVMGAVAIAGWLSRPTLTPLFTGLTAADASAVVEQLRSASVGYELTDGGTTVLVPESAVYEQRLAAAAAGLPSAGSDGYTLLDSMGVTSSEFQQTVTYKRAIEGELARTITALKGVKTASVQLAIPEESVFVSQTVAPTASVFVDTPDGASLSSSQVEAIVHLTSAAVSGMAPENVTVVDQAGRTLSAVGVGTAGGIEQQASAYELRIADSIQTMLDTVVGAGNATVTVAAEMQQASSERIEETYTPIDGDAATSEQTSTETYSGPAAGTGVLGAETGGPAMGGDGTYESSQATRNSVINKAVESTTTPAGSLTRQSVAVAVDRTAAEAINLDQLTALVSSAAGIDRARGDDMTVELVTFSSTDAAAAQAALDAARAEEEAARRAELLQTAMIVAAALVVLILATGTGIVVRRRRSAAAAAVLTPLALPADGAGGLDSFGALVNGAPTAVLEQMPTIPLSLPELEPEPDPEPAQVTLDRRRAELGEFARRDPARTADLLRSLLREEQDA
- the fliG gene encoding flagellar motor switch protein FliG, which gives rise to MSELSSTQTAAVVMMNLDRALAVEVMKHLTDDEAESIAAEIIRLRNLDAETTSRALSDFHRIVQGHLPPARGGRDIAAGLLSASFGAERAEGVLTKVSSAMTGSSFDFLSAVEPAQIASVVDGELPHTIALVLAHLPVDSAAAVLAELSDPLRTDVAQAIATMGTASQDAVAIVADALRARSGAFAMRDSPEVLGGVQPLVDIINRSDATVEKALLANLEARDSTLAEDIRSRMFTFADVVVLDDRDAQRVLRGIEIRVLALALKGAPASVAAVIRRNMSERNRETLDEEAQTLGAVRVSQVEEARAEIVRVIRALEAAGDIRVQRGDEEEYVS
- a CDS encoding flagellar assembly protein FliH, which encodes MSLDFTPLAIPHLTGPAEDAERERARRRGHAMGYAEGMRAARDQAAQEAEKAAEERRAATRAAAAAAAQAVTALQRAAASLAARTELLAEVAEERVLQLAVELAEVIVERELSDPVRAALTAVARATAAAGGDERATVTLSEADLATLTHLEAHPAGVQVAARADLLPGDAVVHLADGEVDLRVQSALERVRAVLAEAG
- a CDS encoding FliI/YscN family ATPase, with the translated sequence MALWSTVLDAARPERSGVVSRIIGLSIEVRGIAAAVGDLVTIGGEVDAEVVAAERGALRCMPLSVTTGLRVGDRATVASGRLPVPVGSSLLGRVIDGLGRPMDGRGAIDAPRVSMHHDTPAAMERARITVPLASGVRAIDTLTPMGRGQRMGLFAGSGVGKSSLLSMIARGSAADVNVIGLVGERGREVREFIEDDLGPDGLARSVVVVSTSDQPAMARLRAAFTATRIAESFRDDGAHVMLMMDSLTRVAMAQREIGLAAGEPPATRGYPPSTFPVLAKLLERAGTAREGSITGVYTVLVDGDDHNEPVADTVRSILDGHIVLDRALALTGHHPAIDVLGSVSRLAGKVATPEQQRLASLLRTALSARREAHDLIGIGAYQPGADARVDAAITHERQIERFLRQSLDEQVAVEESWQRLSALVAPFGDIA
- a CDS encoding NlpC/P60 family protein, with the translated sequence MSVVTALARIDEIQQRIRTLTSEAAAPAPGAGASGASSPVTADAFASAVRDVLGTATLGDGSVTGEDVVAQAMTYLGVPYVFGGEDASGMDCSGLVQRVLADLGIDVPRVVQDQADVGVEVGSLAEARPGDLLVTNGEKHIVIYAGDGKIIHAPYPGKNVELRNNYLTDADIQTIRRVVPAPGEAVAAVATGPAPASAQVASANAATALPAALAAALSATAPRTAAAPGVPATVGAAAASAGGGSRSVGPGAGGTTPAAAAATAASFADAAAATLTGASAPPAVADAPPPAPAAAAARTALAPQVTAPVLSLAKAPEGEHTLTLRVTPDNLGPVTVKAQITATSMTVELASPSDLGRDALRALLVDLRRDLASLVPHAALSVAAADTSTGSGSASGNPWSTGAGSGSSQGQHGGGAAGTPARSGTLAEAAPAPAPPTAPTVAGSGIDLFA
- a CDS encoding flagellar hook assembly protein FlgD — translated: MPAVDPVSASAAVRAAAATPPPPKQSLDGEVFLQLLVAQMKNQDPSSPLDTNEMMAQTTQLAMMEQLTALTDGFSEQFALSMRQAAAALVGQDASYVDADGVTQTGRVTQVSFDQGVPLVTIGGTAVALDAVSGVTSPAS